Proteins encoded within one genomic window of Tidjanibacter massiliensis:
- a CDS encoding BACON domain-containing protein — MKRLTFIAAACLLAAACTPKDGGGETVSLEVSPKSLTFGAEDTTPQEITVTATGVEWEYTVPSSADWITVDDGTAGKLLVSVTKNPTAEKRTASIRITVKDNDDLEPVSVTVTQAGSETPEVYSLTVDPAALTFEAEGAAGQSVKVTASGEGITWSAAIDEAAKEWITLSATEGAEGETTLTVTVQDNPDTAERSANVTLTPSVESVGPKAIRVTQEAKVLPPSLAITYDGGKELPEEGFVMGYRGRLITLALVPVNLTWKAEADAEWLKITVNTDYNLLTIAMSDVLNTSSESRSCNIIVTTDAEGVGPFKIPVTQEGQPEFQSTILEDMELTTLTHCYVAVTPNCDWRDKPFTQWDMRFMSENVSYANNLGNYSGTGDRLTVDFVTEPLWANDDNEYYIPDGTYTVGANYNGIESLMIPGNISAGAFGYSHPKFPNGTWYVRIEDGTYPGDQAAITEGTMTVSRTGEEYVITFEFVSDAGCAVTGTYEGPLDLHAFY; from the coding sequence ATGAAGAGATTGACATTTATCGCAGCAGCATGTCTGCTTGCAGCGGCATGCACACCGAAAGACGGGGGCGGAGAGACCGTTTCCCTCGAGGTGTCGCCCAAGTCGCTTACTTTCGGTGCGGAGGACACGACTCCGCAGGAGATTACCGTGACCGCTACCGGCGTGGAGTGGGAATATACCGTTCCCTCGTCGGCCGACTGGATTACCGTGGACGACGGGACGGCCGGAAAACTGCTGGTCTCGGTCACCAAGAATCCGACGGCCGAGAAACGTACCGCTTCGATTCGGATAACTGTCAAAGATAACGATGACTTGGAACCCGTGAGCGTGACGGTTACGCAGGCCGGTTCGGAGACTCCGGAGGTCTATTCGCTGACGGTGGACCCGGCGGCACTGACTTTCGAGGCCGAGGGTGCCGCAGGCCAGAGCGTGAAGGTGACCGCTTCGGGCGAGGGGATTACCTGGAGCGCCGCGATTGATGAGGCCGCCAAAGAGTGGATAACCCTCTCTGCGACGGAAGGTGCCGAAGGGGAGACGACGTTGACCGTCACGGTGCAGGACAACCCCGACACGGCGGAACGTTCTGCGAACGTCACCCTGACACCGAGCGTGGAGTCGGTAGGCCCGAAGGCCATCCGTGTGACGCAGGAGGCCAAGGTGCTGCCGCCGTCGCTCGCCATAACCTACGATGGTGGCAAAGAGCTGCCGGAGGAGGGTTTTGTCATGGGGTATCGGGGCCGTCTCATCACGTTGGCTCTGGTTCCCGTCAATCTCACGTGGAAGGCCGAAGCGGATGCCGAGTGGTTGAAGATAACCGTCAATACCGATTATAATCTGCTCACTATTGCAATGTCCGACGTGCTCAATACTTCCTCGGAATCCCGCTCGTGCAACATCATCGTGACGACCGATGCGGAGGGCGTCGGGCCGTTCAAGATTCCTGTTACGCAGGAGGGGCAGCCGGAGTTCCAGAGTACTATACTGGAGGATATGGAACTGACTACGCTGACGCATTGTTACGTTGCCGTTACCCCCAACTGCGACTGGCGCGACAAGCCGTTTACGCAGTGGGATATGCGGTTCATGTCGGAAAACGTTTCGTATGCGAACAATCTGGGCAACTATTCCGGGACGGGCGACCGGCTGACCGTCGATTTCGTAACGGAACCCCTGTGGGCCAATGACGACAATGAGTATTATATTCCGGACGGTACCTATACGGTGGGGGCGAATTACAACGGCATCGAGAGCCTCATGATTCCGGGCAATATCAGCGCGGGGGCGTTCGGCTATTCGCATCCTAAGTTCCCGAACGGTACGTGGTACGTGCGCATCGAGGACGGTACCTATCCCGGCGACCAGGCGGCGATAACCGAAGGCACCATGACCGTGAGCCGGACGGGCGAGGAGTATGTCATCACGTTCGAGTTCGTGAGCGATGCCGGTTGTGCTGTGACGGGAACCTATGAGGGGCCGTTGGACCTCCATGCATTTTATTGA
- a CDS encoding BACON domain-containing protein, whose amino-acid sequence MRKNVFAGSMLLLACVALVACTTDSGEEVQYVKIGQNLCSFLAEGNQPLEIDVKASPAEWTVEAGATWVKAERTDDRVLTVTVEDNGMDSERSAVLTVTAGQAVQEITVRQLSQDGAFARFRKVDYFSQNGAMSPSGRYVGGYTVSIAADDSFLKSPTIIDLETDEVYEFGPYPETLYFMTQTMCISDQGLLFIVDGNQGGTFVCDLEGNITKLEAVEGFRSEPTIQGTSADGVYWVGYAREDVIGKGLCKPLLWTDGVAQELPLPDLNYRNEEIWYGVMARGISANGEIIYGTSWENSDFGMLYWRNEGANTAKPRWVGDDVREVTSVKLIRDGEEYDYNVVNGFTCQAQLTKVSPSGKWIAGTYRTETPADDRQSVVCVQTAAFYNTETETSVIVEDYGESSGIHVTDDGIGFIGIGTLGISSGAVYDLNTGTDLGSTQEWVYDNYGIIIPAGYINRISADGKFVFGTSAQASAMGTSFINWYIAPPLEK is encoded by the coding sequence ATGAGAAAGAATGTGTTTGCCGGCAGTATGCTGCTGTTGGCATGTGTGGCGCTTGTTGCCTGTACGACCGATAGCGGCGAGGAGGTGCAGTATGTGAAAATCGGACAGAATCTCTGTTCGTTCCTGGCGGAGGGCAATCAGCCGCTCGAAATCGACGTGAAGGCCTCTCCGGCGGAGTGGACGGTCGAAGCGGGTGCCACCTGGGTAAAGGCGGAACGTACCGATGACCGGGTATTGACCGTTACGGTAGAAGACAACGGTATGGATAGCGAAAGGAGTGCCGTCCTTACGGTGACGGCCGGGCAGGCGGTGCAGGAAATAACGGTTCGCCAGCTTTCGCAGGACGGGGCGTTCGCACGCTTCCGTAAAGTGGACTATTTTTCGCAGAACGGCGCCATGTCGCCCAGCGGCCGCTATGTGGGCGGTTATACGGTTTCTATCGCTGCGGACGACTCTTTCCTGAAATCTCCTACCATCATCGATTTGGAGACGGACGAAGTTTATGAATTCGGTCCTTATCCGGAAACTCTGTATTTCATGACGCAGACGATGTGCATCAGCGACCAGGGACTGCTGTTCATCGTGGACGGCAACCAGGGCGGAACGTTCGTCTGCGACCTGGAAGGGAATATCACCAAACTGGAGGCGGTGGAAGGATTCCGTAGTGAACCGACCATACAGGGAACTTCGGCCGACGGTGTGTATTGGGTAGGTTATGCGCGTGAAGATGTTATAGGAAAGGGGCTTTGCAAACCGTTGCTGTGGACGGACGGTGTGGCGCAGGAACTGCCGCTGCCCGACCTGAATTACCGGAATGAGGAGATATGGTACGGTGTCATGGCCCGCGGCATTTCGGCCAACGGCGAGATTATCTACGGCACCTCCTGGGAGAACTCCGACTTCGGCATGCTTTACTGGCGGAACGAAGGCGCGAATACCGCAAAGCCGAGATGGGTAGGCGATGACGTGCGGGAAGTGACGTCCGTTAAGTTGATAAGGGACGGCGAGGAGTATGACTATAACGTCGTGAACGGCTTTACCTGTCAGGCACAGCTTACCAAGGTAAGCCCCTCGGGTAAATGGATAGCCGGTACGTATCGTACGGAAACGCCGGCCGACGACAGGCAGTCGGTAGTCTGCGTACAGACCGCCGCCTTTTACAATACCGAGACGGAGACCTCCGTCATTGTGGAGGATTACGGCGAATCCTCCGGAATACACGTGACCGACGACGGCATCGGCTTTATCGGCATCGGTACGCTGGGCATCTCGTCGGGTGCGGTGTACGACCTGAATACGGGCACCGACCTGGGCAGCACGCAGGAGTGGGTATATGACAACTACGGCATCATCATCCCGGCCGGTTACATCAACCGTATCTCGGCGGACGGCAAATTCGTTTTCGGTACTTCGGCGCAAGCATCGGCAATGGGAACTTCGTTCATCAATTGGTACATCGCTCCGCCTCTTGAAAAATAA
- a CDS encoding BACON domain-containing protein, with translation MKKILFIAAACMFAAACTPQDGGGETASLEVSPKSLTFGAEDTTPQEITVTATGVEWEYAVPSSADWITVDDGTAGKLLVSVAKNPTAEKRTASIRITAKDNDDLEPVSVTVTQAGSETPEVYSLTVDPAALTFEAEGAAGQSVKVTASGEGITWSAAVDEAAKEWITLSTTEGSEGETTLTVTVQDNPDTAERSANVTLTPSVESAGPKAIRVTQEAKVLPPSLTMTYNGGDVPEEGIVLEYKGGFARIDLTPVSLTWSARADAAWLDINAYSSDDKNFIEILMNEEINESSEPRTGRIIVTTDAEGIGPFEIPVTQEGKPDFQSTILEDVELTTLTHCRANLQPNCDWRDKPFTWWELRFMSEGLTFENSKGAYFGTGDRLTVCMATEPVWVNDDREYYLPEGTYTVRPNFSYDTTEALEPGISAGAFGYSHPTFPNGTWYVRIEDDAYPGDQAAITEGTMTVSRTGEEYVITFEFVSDAGFAVTGTYEGALDLYPDA, from the coding sequence ATGAAGAAGATTTTATTCATCGCGGCGGCCTGTATGTTCGCCGCCGCATGTACGCCGCAGGACGGGGGCGGAGAGACCGCTTCCCTCGAGGTGTCGCCCAAGTCGCTTACTTTCGGTGCAGAGGATACGACTCCGCAGGAGATTACCGTGACCGCCACCGGCGTGGAGTGGGAATATGCCGTTCCTTCGTCGGCCGACTGGATTACCGTGGACGACGGGACGGCCGGAAAACTGCTGGTCTCGGTCGCCAAGAATCCGACAGCCGAGAAACGTACCGCTTCGATTCGGATAACTGCCAAAGATAACGATGATTTGGAACCCGTGAGCGTGACGGTTACGCAGGCCGGTTCTGAGACTCCGGAGGTCTATTCGCTGACGGTAGACCCGGCGGCACTGACTTTCGAGGCCGAGGGTGCCGCAGGCCAGAGCGTGAAGGTGACCGCTTCGGGCGAGGGGATTACCTGGAGCGCCGCGGTTGATGAGGCCGCCAAAGAGTGGATAACCCTTTCGACGACGGAAGGAAGCGAGGGGGAGACGACGCTGACCGTCACAGTGCAGGACAACCCCGACACGGCGGAACGTTCTGCGAACGTCACCCTGACGCCGAGTGTGGAATCGGCAGGCCCGAAGGCCATCCGCGTGACACAGGAGGCCAAGGTGCTGCCGCCGTCGCTGACGATGACTTACAACGGCGGCGACGTACCGGAGGAGGGCATCGTGTTGGAATACAAGGGCGGTTTCGCCCGTATCGACCTGACGCCCGTCAGCCTGACCTGGTCGGCCAGGGCGGATGCGGCCTGGCTGGACATCAATGCCTATTCGAGCGACGATAAGAATTTCATCGAAATCTTGATGAATGAAGAGATAAATGAATCGTCCGAACCGCGTACCGGCCGTATCATCGTGACGACCGATGCGGAGGGTATCGGGCCGTTCGAGATTCCTGTTACGCAGGAAGGAAAGCCCGATTTCCAGAGCACCATTCTGGAGGATGTGGAACTGACTACGCTGACTCATTGTCGTGCGAACCTGCAGCCTAACTGTGACTGGCGCGATAAGCCGTTTACGTGGTGGGAACTGAGGTTCATGAGCGAGGGGCTTACCTTTGAAAATTCCAAAGGGGCATATTTCGGGACGGGCGACCGTTTGACTGTTTGTATGGCGACGGAGCCTGTTTGGGTAAACGATGACAGGGAGTATTATCTCCCGGAGGGTACCTATACGGTGCGTCCCAATTTCAGTTATGACACGACGGAGGCTTTGGAACCGGGCATCAGCGCGGGGGCGTTCGGCTATTCGCACCCGACTTTCCCGAACGGTACGTGGTACGTACGCATCGAGGACGATGCCTATCCCGGCGACCAGGCGGCGATAACCGAAGGCACCATGACCGTGAGCCGGACGGGCGAGGAGTATGTCATCACGTTCGAGTTCGTGAGCGATGCCGGTTTCGCTGTGACAGGGACGTATGAGGGAGCCCTGGACCTTTATCCGGATGCCTGA
- a CDS encoding BACON domain-containing protein: MTKKFFAGGMLALLACMSLASCTTGGGEEVQYVKIGQNLCSFLAEGNQPLEIDVKASPAEWTVEAGATWVKAERTADRTLTVTVEDNDTGSERSAVLTVTAGQAVQEIGIRQLAADGAFARFRKLDTFSMGAAMSPSGRYAGGFVISIAPDDSYQYSPTIVDLETDEWHQFGPYPESVYALHQTMAVTDQGLLFISDGTNGGQIAIDLNGDIFIPEAPADFQFRPEIQGTSADGNFWVGFGKKEAGGLYYPLLWIDGAAQELSLPEKNYREEELRAGVMARSISANGEVIYGTS, encoded by the coding sequence ATGACGAAGAAATTTTTTGCAGGCGGCATGCTGGCGTTGCTGGCCTGCATGTCGCTTGCTTCCTGCACGACCGGTGGCGGCGAGGAGGTGCAGTATGTGAAAATCGGACAGAATCTCTGTTCGTTCCTGGCGGAGGGCAATCAGCCGCTCGAAATCGACGTGAAGGCTTCTCCGGCGGAGTGGACGGTCGAAGCGGGTGCCACCTGGGTGAAGGCGGAACGTACCGCTGACCGGACGCTGACCGTCACGGTGGAGGATAACGATACGGGTAGCGAAAGGAGTGCCGTCCTGACGGTGACGGCCGGGCAGGCGGTGCAGGAGATAGGTATCCGGCAGTTGGCGGCGGACGGTGCCTTCGCCCGTTTCCGCAAGCTCGACACTTTTTCCATGGGGGCGGCGATGTCGCCCAGCGGCAGGTATGCCGGCGGTTTCGTCATCTCCATCGCGCCGGATGACTCTTACCAATACTCTCCGACCATCGTGGACCTTGAGACGGACGAATGGCATCAGTTTGGACCCTATCCCGAATCGGTCTATGCACTGCATCAGACGATGGCCGTTACCGACCAGGGTTTGCTGTTCATCAGCGACGGTACGAACGGCGGCCAGATAGCCATCGACCTCAACGGAGACATCTTCATACCGGAGGCGCCTGCGGATTTTCAGTTCCGGCCTGAAATACAGGGTACCTCTGCCGATGGAAATTTTTGGGTAGGATTCGGCAAAAAAGAGGCCGGCGGACTCTATTATCCTCTTCTGTGGATAGACGGGGCGGCACAGGAACTGTCCCTCCCGGAGAAGAATTACAGGGAAGAGGAGCTGCGGGCCGGTGTCATGGCACGGAGCATCTCTGCCAACGGGGAGGTGATTTACGGTACTTCCTGA
- a CDS encoding DUF4491 family protein: MSFLSEYRLTGLTVGIFTFLIIGLFHPLVIKAEYWFGTRSWWMFLVLGIAAAALSVCVEGLVLSILFGVVAFSSFWSILEVFQQRERVRKGWFPENPRRKS, from the coding sequence ATCTCCTTTCTTTCGGAATATCGCCTGACCGGACTGACGGTCGGCATCTTTACGTTTCTTATCATCGGACTTTTCCATCCGCTCGTCATCAAGGCGGAGTATTGGTTCGGTACGCGTTCGTGGTGGATGTTTCTCGTGCTCGGCATCGCCGCCGCAGCGCTTTCCGTCTGCGTGGAGGGGCTGGTGCTTTCGATACTTTTCGGCGTCGTCGCGTTCTCTTCGTTCTGGAGTATCCTCGAAGTTTTCCAGCAGCGGGAACGTGTGCGCAAGGGGTGGTTCCCGGAAAATCCGCGCCGTAAATCCTGA
- a CDS encoding alpha/beta fold hydrolase: MVKEEKFIMAGGCAVRVSDTLEGERTVVLLHGYLESLDVWDRFTELLAPQVRVVAADLPGHGISEVKGEVHTMEFMADTVHAAMETLGIGRAVVVGHSMGGYVALEMLRKYPEAFAGLVLFHSTPNPDSEKKREDRLREIHLIEGGKKELIARSFPHVGFAPQNRKRLAWAVEELSDQITLTEDAGIVAVLKGIRDRHDLNGTMRGSGVPQMMLFGRYDEYVTPETAAEVIRNQPQARAVWLENSGHMGFVEEPAAAADALLSFVAEAYGDVSPEAAG; this comes from the coding sequence ATGGTTAAGGAAGAGAAATTCATCATGGCCGGCGGTTGCGCGGTCCGGGTGAGCGATACGTTGGAGGGCGAACGGACGGTGGTGTTGCTGCACGGCTATCTGGAGTCGCTTGATGTATGGGACAGGTTCACGGAGCTGCTCGCGCCGCAGGTGCGGGTGGTTGCGGCCGACCTCCCGGGACACGGCATCTCGGAGGTGAAGGGCGAGGTGCACACTATGGAGTTCATGGCCGATACGGTACATGCCGCGATGGAGACGCTCGGCATAGGGCGTGCCGTCGTGGTCGGTCACTCGATGGGCGGTTACGTGGCGCTGGAGATGCTGCGCAAATATCCGGAGGCGTTTGCCGGCCTCGTGCTGTTCCACTCCACGCCGAACCCCGATTCGGAGAAGAAGCGGGAGGACCGTCTGCGGGAGATACACCTCATCGAGGGGGGCAAGAAGGAGCTTATCGCCCGGAGTTTCCCCCATGTGGGGTTCGCTCCGCAGAACCGCAAGCGGTTGGCGTGGGCAGTGGAGGAGCTCTCGGACCAGATAACCCTGACGGAGGATGCGGGAATCGTGGCCGTGCTGAAGGGTATCCGCGACCGGCACGACCTGAACGGGACGATGCGCGGAAGCGGTGTTCCGCAGATGATGCTTTTCGGCCGGTACGACGAGTATGTGACGCCGGAGACGGCTGCGGAAGTTATCCGGAACCAGCCCCAGGCTCGTGCGGTATGGCTCGAAAACTCCGGGCACATGGGCTTCGTCGAAGAACCCGCGGCGGCGGCCGATGCGCTTCTCTCTTTCGTGGCGGAGGCGTACGGCGACGTGTCGCCGGAAGCTGCCGGGTGA
- the dapF gene encoding diaminopimelate epimerase produces MQIEFGKYEGAGNDFVIIDNRERVFEPRPALVAALCDRRFGIGADGLMLLEEECGADFRMRYFNSDGPEATMCGNGGRCMALFARHAGAAGERMAFAAVDGLHRAEVLACGDDAGRIALGMTEPHGFAEAEEGYFVDTGSPHYVRFVEDVERVDVRGEGRRVRNLPAFAGTGGVNVNFVEVAGEGTLKVRTYERGVEDETLACGTGSVAAAVVASRVRFPQVRSIDVQVRGGLLNVAFDVVGGRFSDVRLTGPARRVYSGVFRPENF; encoded by the coding sequence ATGCAGATAGAATTCGGAAAGTACGAAGGCGCAGGCAACGACTTCGTGATAATAGATAACCGGGAAAGGGTGTTCGAGCCCCGTCCCGCTTTGGTGGCCGCCCTATGCGACCGCCGGTTCGGAATAGGTGCCGACGGGCTCATGCTTCTGGAAGAGGAGTGCGGGGCGGATTTCCGCATGCGGTACTTCAATTCCGACGGGCCCGAGGCGACCATGTGCGGCAATGGCGGCCGCTGCATGGCGCTTTTCGCCCGGCATGCCGGTGCGGCGGGCGAAAGGATGGCGTTTGCTGCGGTGGACGGCCTTCACCGGGCCGAGGTGCTCGCCTGCGGGGACGATGCGGGGCGTATCGCCTTGGGAATGACCGAGCCGCACGGCTTTGCCGAAGCGGAGGAGGGATACTTTGTCGATACGGGGTCGCCCCATTACGTCCGTTTCGTGGAAGACGTGGAGCGGGTGGACGTGCGGGGTGAGGGACGCCGTGTGCGGAACCTGCCCGCTTTCGCCGGGACGGGAGGCGTGAATGTCAATTTCGTCGAGGTCGCCGGCGAGGGGACGCTGAAGGTGCGTACCTACGAGCGGGGTGTCGAAGACGAGACGCTGGCCTGCGGAACCGGTTCGGTAGCCGCTGCCGTAGTGGCTTCCCGCGTGCGTTTTCCGCAGGTGCGGAGCATCGATGTGCAGGTGCGCGGCGGACTGCTGAATGTGGCGTTCGACGTCGTCGGGGGGCGGTTCTCTGATGTGAGGCTTACGGGGCCGGCCCGCAGGGTCTATTCGGGTGTTTTCAGACCGGAAAATTTTTGA
- a CDS encoding nitroreductase family protein: protein MIKEIREHRSIRRYKPEPIPSTVMEEILEAASRASTVGNMQLYSIIVTTSRELLEQLAPLHFNQPAATTAPVLLTFCADIHRFSRWCELRGAEPGYDNFCWFMNGVTDALLASQNACLEAEAHGLGICYLGTTLYNAGEIARILRLPKGVLPVMTVAMGYPETLPPLTDRLPLDAVVHRDTYTDYTPERLEILWREREASAETQQLLAENRLPNLARIFTERRYVREDNVTFSRKYFDELVEQGFFNQQ from the coding sequence ATGATAAAAGAGATACGGGAACACAGGTCGATTCGGCGATACAAACCCGAACCCATCCCCTCCACGGTCATGGAAGAGATACTCGAGGCGGCCTCGCGGGCTTCCACCGTGGGGAACATGCAACTGTACAGCATTATAGTAACCACATCGCGGGAGCTGCTGGAACAGCTCGCCCCCCTGCATTTCAACCAGCCCGCCGCAACGACGGCACCGGTCCTCCTGACCTTCTGCGCCGATATCCACCGTTTCAGCCGGTGGTGCGAACTGCGGGGAGCCGAACCGGGCTACGACAATTTCTGCTGGTTCATGAACGGCGTGACCGATGCCCTGCTCGCCTCGCAGAACGCCTGCCTGGAGGCCGAAGCGCACGGGCTCGGCATCTGCTATCTGGGAACGACACTCTACAATGCGGGAGAAATCGCCCGGATACTCCGGCTCCCGAAGGGTGTTCTGCCGGTAATGACCGTCGCCATGGGATATCCCGAAACCCTGCCGCCGCTGACCGACCGGCTGCCGCTCGATGCGGTAGTTCATCGGGATACCTATACGGACTACACACCCGAAAGGCTCGAAATCCTCTGGCGCGAGCGCGAAGCCTCGGCCGAGACGCAGCAGCTTCTCGCGGAAAACCGGCTGCCCAACCTCGCCCGCATCTTCACCGAACGCCGCTACGTCAGGGAGGACAACGTGACCTTCTCGCGCAAATACTTCGACGAACTCGTCGAGCAGGGCTTTTTCAACCAGCAGTAA
- the tamL gene encoding translocation and assembly module lipoprotein TamL, whose product MKSMKASVLRCALAFACGVASYSCSVTRHLPPDSYMLTKNKIETDRTVPRDERITAGEIDRYVRQNPSKKLLGTNLPAWLYNQADPNKENGWNNLLRRLGSEPVILDTVQTAASNRNIKLYMDSRGFYESTSRYAIEYKRNRKAVVTYSVRQGAPYRINSLSYDYQDKFLEQVIRQDSAATLIRPGDIFDLTLLNDERQRITAYLKDRGYYKFSVNNISYIADTLAGDHLVNLTMVIRQQLEGYTPEGEPIYGNNAVYRLGKIFVYPDYDATAAATDPAYLRGMDTTYYRGLYIIRSGKPKIKPQTLRRAIPIYSDYLYSAGDKQRTSSNLQRLDYFKNASVTFSEPEPEDDNYITYIGEGGEGETPVQTLERALDCDIFCTPAMRQGYTLDFEATTSSAFYALRPTVSYLNRNLFRGAELLNISLSGGYEFNTDETAAKNSYEVGLTASVTFPRFLAPFPIDRAGKLYRPLTRIEVSTNLQRKSKYHRTITGANIGYSWNNGRNTTYTVRPIDFNLVDVSFIDTDFLCSIQNSYLRESYKSQYIAAISGSYLFNNPNTGKGNSITVRVNAETAGNLTDALAHWLSSPVSEQVNIDDCGTGGQTSPRYETFYKIFGIRYSQYFRVDASVSNTIPIGYRSAVAYRFFGGIGLPYGNSSTLPMDRMFYVGGSNSMRGWPVRALGPGNSSKGRNSGFKSQLGNLRLEANLEFRFPIWNALHGAVFFDVGNVWLAGIPGAASDEVFRFDSFYKELGFNTGFGLRYDLDLIVIRLDWGVRVHDPSLPAGQRWLKAFKWGNTALNFGIGYPF is encoded by the coding sequence ATGAAAAGCATGAAGGCCTCCGTCCTGAGATGCGCGCTCGCATTCGCATGCGGGGTAGCGTCGTACTCCTGCTCCGTGACGCGCCACCTCCCGCCGGACTCCTACATGCTGACGAAAAACAAGATAGAGACCGACCGGACGGTACCGCGCGACGAACGCATCACGGCCGGGGAGATAGACCGGTACGTACGGCAGAACCCCTCCAAAAAGCTGCTTGGAACGAACCTCCCTGCCTGGCTCTACAACCAGGCCGACCCGAACAAGGAGAACGGCTGGAACAACCTGCTGCGCAGGCTGGGCAGCGAACCCGTCATCCTCGACACGGTACAGACCGCCGCATCGAACCGCAACATCAAGCTCTACATGGACTCCCGCGGATTCTATGAATCGACGAGCCGATACGCAATCGAATACAAACGCAACCGGAAAGCGGTGGTCACCTATTCGGTCAGACAAGGAGCGCCCTACCGGATCAACTCCCTCTCCTACGACTATCAGGACAAATTCCTCGAACAGGTCATCCGACAAGACAGTGCCGCCACGCTCATCAGGCCGGGAGACATCTTCGACCTCACCCTGCTCAACGACGAACGGCAGCGCATAACGGCCTATCTGAAAGACCGGGGGTACTACAAGTTCTCCGTGAACAACATCAGCTACATAGCCGATACGCTCGCAGGCGACCACCTGGTAAACCTCACGATGGTCATCCGGCAGCAACTGGAAGGATACACGCCCGAGGGAGAGCCGATATATGGGAACAACGCCGTCTACCGCCTCGGCAAAATCTTCGTCTATCCGGATTACGACGCCACCGCGGCTGCCACCGACCCCGCCTACCTGCGCGGCATGGACACGACCTACTACCGGGGACTCTACATCATCCGGTCGGGCAAGCCCAAAATCAAGCCGCAGACACTGCGCCGGGCCATCCCCATCTACTCCGACTACCTTTACAGCGCAGGCGACAAGCAGCGCACATCGAGTAACCTGCAACGGCTCGACTACTTCAAGAATGCCAGCGTGACCTTCTCCGAACCCGAACCGGAAGACGACAACTACATCACCTACATCGGCGAAGGAGGCGAAGGGGAGACCCCGGTACAGACCCTCGAAAGAGCGCTCGACTGCGACATCTTCTGCACGCCCGCCATGCGGCAGGGCTACACGCTCGACTTCGAGGCCACCACCTCGTCGGCGTTCTATGCGCTGCGTCCAACCGTCAGCTACCTCAACCGCAACCTGTTCCGCGGTGCCGAACTGCTCAACATCAGCCTGTCGGGCGGATACGAATTCAACACGGACGAAACGGCGGCCAAGAACTCCTACGAGGTGGGGCTCACGGCATCCGTCACCTTCCCGCGGTTCCTCGCCCCCTTCCCCATTGACAGGGCGGGAAAACTCTACCGTCCCCTGACGCGCATCGAGGTATCGACCAACCTGCAGCGCAAATCGAAATACCACCGCACCATCACCGGAGCCAACATCGGCTATTCGTGGAACAACGGCCGCAACACCACCTATACCGTCCGTCCGATAGACTTCAACCTCGTGGACGTGAGCTTCATCGACACGGACTTCCTCTGCTCCATCCAGAACAGCTACCTGCGCGAAAGCTATAAATCGCAGTACATAGCAGCCATCTCGGGCTCCTATCTCTTCAACAACCCGAATACCGGCAAGGGCAATTCGATAACGGTACGCGTCAATGCGGAAACGGCAGGCAACCTGACCGACGCACTGGCGCACTGGCTCTCCTCGCCCGTCTCCGAACAGGTGAACATCGACGACTGCGGTACGGGGGGACAGACCTCCCCACGGTACGAAACATTCTACAAAATATTCGGCATCCGCTACTCGCAGTATTTCCGCGTGGATGCCAGTGTCAGCAATACCATCCCGATAGGATACCGGTCGGCCGTGGCCTACCGGTTCTTCGGCGGCATCGGACTCCCCTACGGCAACTCCTCCACCCTCCCGATGGACCGCATGTTCTACGTGGGAGGCAGCAACAGCATGCGCGGCTGGCCGGTGAGAGCCCTCGGACCAGGCAACTCCTCCAAGGGACGGAACTCCGGCTTCAAAAGCCAGCTCGGCAACCTGCGGCTGGAGGCCAACCTCGAATTCCGCTTTCCCATCTGGAACGCCCTGCACGGTGCGGTATTTTTCGACGTAGGGAACGTCTGGCTCGCAGGCATCCCCGGTGCGGCCAGCGACGAGGTTTTCCGTTTCGACAGCTTCTACAAGGAGCTTGGTTTCAACACCGGGTTCGGCTTGCGCTACGACCTCGACCTGATTGTCATCCGCCTCGACTGGGGCGTCCGGGTGCATGACCCCAGCCTGCCCGCCGGACAGCGATGGCTCAAGGCCTTCAAATGGGGCAACACGGCCCTCAATTTCGGTATCGGCTATCCTTTCTGA